A portion of the Mycoplasmopsis mustelae genome contains these proteins:
- the tsaD gene encoding tRNA (adenosine(37)-N6)-threonylcarbamoyltransferase complex transferase subunit TsaD: MRILGIETSHDDTSLAILENGKILDMWTVSQIDIFKEFGGTIPELASREHVKNIAILQNLVFGKYPKESFDYIAYTKEPGLIGTLQIGYLFASAVALSLKVPLIPINHLHGHILSASITNKIQFPALCLLVSGGHTQLLLANSVSDFEILGETLDDAVGEVFDKIAVKSNLGFPGGIIIDKISANYSNEYINFTKPHTENKYDFSFSGLKTQVLNYLNNQKQKNKEVNINQVVASFQKTAVEYLCEKTKLALAEFDVKTLILGGGVSANSQLRREFIKLHKNTIIPKIKYATDNAAMIAEVAYLQLTKK, translated from the coding sequence GTGCGAATTTTAGGAATTGAAACATCGCACGATGACACCTCGTTAGCAATTCTAGAAAATGGAAAAATTCTTGATATGTGAACTGTTTCACAAATTGATATTTTCAAGGAATTTGGTGGAACTATACCAGAGTTGGCATCGCGAGAACATGTAAAAAACATTGCAATTTTACAAAATTTAGTTTTTGGTAAATATCCAAAAGAAAGTTTTGATTATATTGCATATACTAAAGAACCTGGATTAATCGGGACCTTACAAATAGGTTATTTATTTGCATCTGCAGTAGCTTTATCATTAAAGGTTCCCTTAATACCTATCAACCACTTACACGGACATATTTTATCTGCTAGTATAACAAATAAAATTCAATTTCCGGCCTTATGTTTGCTCGTGTCGGGTGGTCATACACAACTTCTACTAGCGAATTCTGTAAGTGATTTTGAAATTTTAGGTGAAACGTTAGATGATGCTGTTGGTGAAGTATTTGATAAGATTGCCGTAAAATCTAATTTAGGATTCCCTGGCGGGATAATTATTGATAAAATTTCTGCAAACTATTCGAATGAATATATCAATTTTACAAAACCACATACAGAAAATAAATATGATTTTTCATTTAGTGGTTTAAAAACACAAGTACTCAATTATTTAAATAACCAAAAACAAAAAAATAAAGAAGTTAATATAAATCAAGTTGTCGCAAGTTTTCAAAAAACTGCAGTTGAATATTTATGTGAAAAAACTAAATTAGCATTAGCCGAATTTGATGTAAAAACACTTATTTTGGGTGGTGGAGTTTCTGCAAATTCACAACTTCGCAGGGAATTTATAAAACTACATAAAAATACTATTATTCCTAAAATAAAATATGCAACTGATAATGCAGCAATGATAGCTGAAGTAGCATATTTACAATTAACAAAAAAATAA
- a CDS encoding IS3 family transposase has protein sequence MKSKCLNLYDLHKLTFSEIYQLISDYVKFYNNQKFQSALGWKTPQESWGALNL, from the coding sequence ATTAAATCAAAATGTTTAAATTTATATGATTTACATAAATTAACATTTTCAGAAATTTATCAACTCATTTCTGATTATGTAAAATTTTACAATAACCAAAAATTTCAATCTGCTTTAGGATGAAAAACACCTCAAGAGAGTTGAGGTGCATTAAATTTATAA
- a CDS encoding transposase, which yields MRIWYCRFNKLIGSKKYKFFKEVSNLKFELDYKKINEDKKFDGLYVYETNLQDKNVAEIMGNYKKQWQIESNFRSLKSFLAIRPIYIRLE from the coding sequence ATGAGAATATGGTATTGTAGATTCAATAAATTAATTGGTTCTAAAAAGTACAAATTTTTTAAAGAAGTTTCTAATTTAAAATTTGAACTTGACTATAAAAAAATAAATGAAGATAAAAAATTTGATGGTTTATATGTTTATGAAACAAATCTTCAAGATAAAAATGTTGCCGAAATTATGGGTAATTATAAAAAACAATGACAAATAGAATCAAATTTTAGAAGTTTAAAATCCTTTTTAGCAATTAGACCAATTTACATAAGATTAGAATAA
- a CDS encoding thioredoxin family protein: MFRKLPWNDAKAVLDAKKPDDLTFLIFTTDWCGDCKMMRPTLERIAEKFASSGVDFIHVNAEEAKLFRNPDNKWKVLKVPTMILLKGDEIVEKGYEYIPEEILSEWIENRIS; this comes from the coding sequence ATGTTTAGAAAATTACCATGAAATGATGCGAAAGCAGTTTTAGATGCAAAAAAACCTGATGATTTAACATTTTTAATTTTTACAACAGATTGATGTGGAGATTGTAAAATGATGCGTCCTACTTTAGAGCGTATTGCAGAAAAATTTGCAAGTTCAGGAGTGGATTTTATTCACGTTAATGCTGAAGAAGCTAAGCTGTTTCGCAATCCAGATAATAAATGGAAGGTGCTTAAAGTTCCTACAATGATTTTATTAAAAGGCGACGAAATAGTCGAAAAAGGTTATGAATATATACCTGAAGAAATTTTAAGTGAATGGATAGAAAACCGAATTTCGTAG
- a CDS encoding HU family DNA-binding protein produces MTKKEFLLEVADRLESTPKDVEKVLDAMVFVLKEQLIAEDTVRLSQLGIFSTVVKKQRTIINRFTKEEQVVPQKRVIKYKSSKYLRDLVDFKA; encoded by the coding sequence ATGACAAAAAAAGAATTCTTATTGGAAGTTGCAGATAGACTAGAATCAACACCAAAAGATGTTGAAAAGGTTCTTGATGCAATGGTGTTTGTTTTAAAAGAACAATTAATTGCTGAAGATACCGTTAGATTATCACAATTAGGTATTTTCTCTACTGTTGTTAAAAAACAACGTACCATTATTAATAGATTTACAAAAGAAGAACAAGTTGTACCACAAAAACGCGTGATCAAATACAAGTCTTCTAAATATCTAAGAGATTTGGTTGATTTCAAAGCCTAA
- the rpsJ gene encoding 30S ribosomal protein S10 has product MSKLNIKVKGFDHALVDVAAKKLFLLAKEEKAHVSGPIPLPTKRDEITILRSVHVNKTSREQFESRTHQRLVVIQNPSDGLVDKINRLDLPVGVGIQVKVKK; this is encoded by the coding sequence ATGAGCAAATTAAACATCAAAGTTAAAGGTTTTGATCATGCTTTAGTTGATGTAGCGGCAAAAAAATTATTTTTGTTAGCTAAAGAAGAAAAAGCGCACGTAAGTGGGCCAATTCCATTACCAACTAAAAGAGATGAAATTACTATCTTAAGATCAGTTCATGTTAACAAAACTAGTCGTGAACAATTTGAAAGTAGAACACACCAAAGATTAGTTGTGATTCAAAATCCAAGTGATGGTTTAGTTGACAAAATCAACAGACTTGATCTACCAGTGGGTGTTGGAATTCAAGTTAAAGTTAAAAAATAA
- the tsaB gene encoding tRNA (adenosine(37)-N6)-threonylcarbamoyltransferase complex dimerization subunit type 1 TsaB — translation MTRENMILRSYNLFLDTTGSDFVLVLFDINNKVIDNRIHYNYKKKVDLLVLEFENLLIKNNLEISNVKGLYLNLGPGFFTGVRTAFVFFRTLALLNEIEFYTTTTFELLNKQILDEPFLYIDAQGNKLYCFDVLKFKQNKDYINAIKVVEKQNQNVSKINYDLMLQDFGSFIELFQIQQPMQVEPIYIKKPQIGGL, via the coding sequence ATGACGAGAGAAAATATGATTTTGAGGTCGTATAATTTATTTTTAGACACAACTGGTAGTGATTTTGTGTTAGTTCTTTTTGATATTAATAATAAAGTTATAGATAATAGAATTCATTATAATTATAAAAAAAAGGTTGATTTATTGGTTTTAGAATTTGAAAATTTACTTATTAAAAATAATTTGGAAATTTCTAATGTAAAAGGATTATATTTAAATTTAGGTCCTGGTTTTTTTACTGGAGTTAGAACTGCATTTGTTTTTTTTAGAACACTTGCACTATTGAATGAAATTGAATTTTATACCACAACAACTTTTGAACTTTTAAATAAGCAGATTTTAGATGAACCTTTTTTATACATTGATGCACAAGGTAATAAGTTATATTGCTTCGATGTTTTAAAATTTAAACAAAATAAGGATTATATCAATGCAATAAAAGTTGTTGAAAAACAAAATCAAAATGTTTCTAAAATAAACTATGATCTGATGCTACAAGATTTTGGTTCATTTATTGAATTATTTCAGATTCAACAACCAATGCAGGTAGAACCTATTTATATCAAAAAACCACAAATAGGAGGTTTATAG
- a CDS encoding chromate transporter, producing the protein MFFVGLIVALTFLMLVSLSVFGGGQVFMPIFRWLWLFLASNFGANINDDKINTVFTVSNSTPGVVSTKFGFFTGYLIANGQWWGYIAMFITYLVFCLPAIIVMVLAMKYIKKFKANTIIKNMLIVMRPIIAGIVLSLALQLFLSIFIPEINFNKSVSEYATLNHSTNFFIGYRNVLLKIYVPIGIGISYYLTKKKLSLFLIIIINIMLSFFLFAIPFA; encoded by the coding sequence ATGTTTTTTGTTGGTTTAATTGTTGCACTTACGTTTTTAATGCTTGTTTCGTTATCTGTTTTTGGAGGCGGTCAAGTTTTTATGCCAATTTTTAGGTGATTATGATTATTTTTAGCGAGCAACTTTGGGGCAAATATTAATGATGATAAAATTAATACGGTTTTTACGGTAAGCAACTCAACGCCCGGTGTTGTATCAACTAAGTTTGGTTTTTTTACGGGTTATTTAATCGCAAATGGACAATGATGAGGCTATATTGCGATGTTTATTACTTATCTAGTTTTCTGTCTACCTGCTATCATTGTAATGGTATTAGCTATGAAATATATCAAAAAATTCAAAGCTAATACAATTATTAAAAATATGCTAATTGTAATGCGACCGATAATTGCAGGAATTGTTTTATCGCTTGCTTTGCAATTGTTCTTATCAATTTTTATACCTGAAATTAATTTTAATAAATCTGTCTCAGAATATGCAACTTTAAATCATTCTACAAATTTTTTTATTGGATATCGTAATGTTTTACTTAAAATTTATGTTCCAATAGGGATTGGAATTTCTTATTACTTAACTAAGAAAAAACTTTCTTTATTTTTAATTATCATCATTAATATTATGCTTTCATTCTTCTTATTCGCGATTCCTTTTGCCTAA
- the tpiA gene encoding triose-phosphate isomerase → MNKKLIIGNWKMNKTFSETQAFLKEFAIEFQQKQHLVTSNVEFAIAMPFVNLAAFQSNRVEKLYLAAQDVSAHVSGAYTGEVSADMLKELNAKFVILGHSERRSYHKETDELVNTKAKLVLEKGLTPVICVGETLQEYEQGLTKEVVKKQILGSLKGLDFTKIVVAYEPIWAIGTGKVATPQIAQDVCAYIHQLTSDSLVVQYGGSVSPDNILELSNQKDINGFLVGGASLQVDSFIKLLTLKK, encoded by the coding sequence ATGAATAAAAAACTAATTATAGGAAACTGAAAAATGAATAAGACCTTTTCAGAAACACAAGCATTCTTAAAAGAATTTGCAATCGAATTTCAACAAAAACAACATTTAGTAACTTCGAACGTTGAATTTGCGATAGCTATGCCTTTTGTAAATTTAGCGGCTTTCCAATCAAACAGAGTAGAAAAATTATACTTGGCAGCTCAAGATGTATCAGCACATGTTAGTGGAGCATATACAGGTGAAGTTTCAGCTGATATGTTGAAAGAATTGAATGCAAAATTTGTTATTTTAGGACATTCCGAAAGACGTAGCTATCATAAAGAGACAGATGAATTAGTTAATACAAAAGCAAAATTAGTATTAGAGAAAGGACTTACTCCAGTTATTTGTGTTGGGGAGACTTTGCAAGAATATGAACAAGGATTAACTAAAGAAGTTGTTAAAAAACAAATTCTAGGTTCTCTAAAAGGTTTAGATTTTACTAAAATAGTAGTTGCATACGAGCCAATTTGGGCAATTGGAACCGGAAAAGTCGCAACACCACAAATCGCACAAGATGTTTGTGCATATATACATCAATTAACATCGGATTCATTAGTTGTTCAATATGGTGGTAGTGTTTCACCCGACAATATTTTAGAATTATCAAATCAAAAAGATATTAATGGATTCTTAGTTGGTGGAGCTTCATTACAAGTTGATAGTTTTATTAAACTACTTACATTAAAAAAATAG
- the recU gene encoding Holliday junction resolvase RecU, whose amino-acid sequence MMKNRGMFLESVLNKTIEYFWTHKIAFIEKKGLDIALKTIIKEGKRLVVKDSNIYKKSTVDYTGCYKGSFICFEAKSCNEDRFDLSNLKEHQLQYLHLIQDNGGYAFVVLFFSNVNRFFQVKINYLQKLIDNKIKSVKLVDIEKNSKELSLEFPCILNFLED is encoded by the coding sequence ATGATGAAAAATAGAGGAATGTTTTTAGAATCGGTTTTGAATAAAACTATAGAATATTTTTGAACTCATAAAATAGCGTTTATAGAAAAGAAAGGTTTAGATATTGCATTAAAAACAATTATTAAAGAAGGAAAGAGATTAGTTGTTAAAGATTCAAATATATATAAAAAAAGTACCGTGGATTATACAGGTTGCTACAAAGGTAGTTTTATATGCTTTGAAGCTAAAAGTTGCAACGAGGACCGTTTTGATTTATCAAATTTGAAAGAACATCAATTACAATATTTACATTTAATTCAAGATAACGGTGGATATGCATTTGTAGTCTTATTTTTTTCTAATGTTAATCGTTTTTTTCAAGTTAAAATTAATTATTTACAAAAGTTAATAGATAATAAGATTAAATCCGTTAAATTAGTAGATATAGAAAAAAATTCTAAAGAACTATCTTTAGAATTCCCGTGTATATTGAACTTCTTAGAAGATTAG
- the secA gene encoding preprotein translocase subunit SecA produces MKKLSELFDFKSTEMRIAENALKQINKLEAYVSQMTDDELRSQTQFFKKLLAEGHTLEDIRNDVFAVSREATKRVLGKRPFDVQMLGGLLLDLGSVAEMKTGEGKTITSIAPVYLNALAGKGAIVSTVNEYLTKRDAKEMGEVFNFLGLSVGINKAQMDPGLKRIAYACDITYSVHSELGFDYLRDNMVQNPAEKVQRGLYFCLIDEVDSILIDEAKTPLIISGGEQEDISSYFSADQFVRTLGNEDFVIDDESKSIALTHSGIAKANKFYHTPNIYNYQNSETIHLIQNALRAHKIMHIDVEYIVREGKIELVDSFTGRIMDGRSYSEGLQQAIQAKEAVEIEPETKTLATITYQNFFRMFKKLCGMTGTGKTEEQEFIDIYNMRVNVVPTNRPVVRNDEPDAIFGTYQDKWNAVVEKIAELYQKGQPVLVGTAQIEESELLHKMLLNRGIPHTVLNAKQNAQEADIISKAGNVKSVTIATNMAGRGTDIKPSKEALELGGLYVLGTDKAESRRIDNQLRGRSGRQGDVGTSKFYVSMHDQLMQRFSSFDTFKDAYADANGKEITSKDLKFAFNTAQKKIEGLNYDSRKSVLNYDDVIRQQRDLIYSQRDLILSSENIELIVRRMIASAARAIVRNGEYQLHNKIYNYEALVDFLNNNIGQLVQFKFNLQEVNSIHESDLPEYIANIVLNVYDEWLKNALEKNSSDELNSLKRKIILDVLDHKWQTHINRMDKLRSNVNLVQYSQKNPYQVYTNEGTLLFETMLDDIAYDVMLRIFSNREGKKSLITKELLNDPIFQQIRQTYLWDTRMPIEQYEKELINYYHQILRRYNEIEEEKRTNEENQ; encoded by the coding sequence ATGAAAAAATTAAGTGAATTATTTGATTTCAAAAGCACTGAAATGCGAATTGCTGAAAACGCTTTAAAACAAATTAATAAATTAGAAGCATATGTTTCGCAAATGACTGATGATGAATTAAGATCACAAACCCAATTTTTTAAAAAATTATTAGCAGAAGGACATACTTTAGAAGACATTAGAAATGATGTCTTTGCTGTTTCTCGTGAAGCAACTAAACGTGTTTTAGGAAAAAGACCATTTGATGTGCAAATGTTAGGTGGATTGCTTTTAGACTTAGGTTCGGTTGCCGAAATGAAAACTGGAGAAGGAAAAACAATTACATCAATTGCGCCCGTTTATTTAAACGCCTTAGCAGGTAAAGGAGCAATTGTTTCTACTGTTAACGAATATCTAACTAAACGTGATGCTAAAGAGATGGGTGAGGTATTTAATTTTCTTGGTTTAAGTGTAGGTATTAATAAAGCACAAATGGACCCTGGTTTAAAAAGAATCGCCTATGCGTGTGATATTACTTATTCAGTGCATTCTGAATTGGGTTTTGATTATTTAAGAGATAATATGGTACAAAATCCTGCTGAAAAAGTGCAACGTGGGTTATATTTTTGCTTAATTGATGAAGTAGATTCGATTTTAATCGATGAAGCTAAAACACCTTTGATTATTTCGGGTGGTGAGCAAGAAGATATTAGTTCATATTTTTCAGCCGACCAATTTGTTAGAACTCTAGGAAATGAGGATTTTGTAATTGATGACGAATCTAAATCTATTGCTCTAACACATTCTGGTATTGCAAAAGCAAATAAGTTTTATCACACTCCTAATATATATAATTATCAAAATTCAGAAACAATTCATTTAATTCAAAACGCTTTAAGAGCACATAAAATAATGCATATCGATGTTGAATACATCGTTAGAGAAGGTAAGATAGAATTAGTTGATTCTTTTACTGGACGGATTATGGATGGTCGTAGTTATTCTGAAGGACTGCAACAAGCAATTCAAGCAAAAGAAGCAGTTGAAATAGAACCTGAAACTAAAACTTTAGCAACCATCACATATCAAAATTTCTTTAGAATGTTTAAAAAACTTTGTGGAATGACTGGAACTGGGAAGACTGAAGAACAAGAATTTATTGATATCTATAATATGCGTGTAAATGTTGTTCCTACCAATAGACCTGTAGTTCGTAACGATGAACCTGATGCGATTTTTGGAACTTATCAAGACAAATGAAATGCTGTAGTAGAAAAAATAGCTGAGTTATATCAAAAAGGACAACCAGTTTTAGTTGGTACCGCACAAATTGAAGAATCTGAATTGCTACATAAAATGCTATTGAATCGTGGAATTCCACATACAGTGTTAAATGCAAAGCAAAATGCACAAGAAGCGGATATTATTTCTAAAGCTGGAAATGTGAAATCGGTTACTATTGCGACAAATATGGCAGGTCGTGGAACTGATATTAAACCTTCTAAGGAAGCTTTAGAATTAGGTGGTCTTTATGTTCTGGGAACTGATAAAGCAGAGTCTAGACGAATTGATAATCAATTACGTGGACGTTCAGGTCGTCAAGGAGATGTTGGAACCAGTAAATTTTATGTTTCAATGCACGATCAATTAATGCAGAGATTCTCATCATTTGATACATTCAAAGATGCTTATGCAGATGCGAATGGAAAAGAAATTACAAGTAAAGATTTAAAGTTCGCTTTTAATACAGCACAAAAGAAAATTGAAGGTTTAAATTATGATTCTAGAAAATCAGTTTTAAACTATGATGATGTCATTAGACAACAACGAGATTTAATTTACTCACAACGCGACTTGATTCTATCATCAGAAAATATAGAGTTAATTGTGCGTAGAATGATTGCGTCAGCAGCTAGAGCAATAGTTAGAAATGGGGAATATCAACTTCATAATAAAATTTATAATTATGAAGCTTTAGTTGATTTTTTAAATAATAATATTGGACAATTAGTTCAATTTAAGTTTAACTTGCAAGAAGTAAATTCAATCCACGAAAGTGATTTGCCCGAATATATTGCCAATATTGTTCTTAATGTGTATGATGAATGACTTAAAAATGCTCTTGAAAAAAATTCAAGTGATGAACTAAATTCACTAAAACGTAAAATTATTTTAGATGTTTTAGATCATAAATGACAAACCCATATTAATCGTATGGATAAATTGAGATCTAATGTTAATTTAGTTCAATATTCGCAAAAAAATCCTTATCAAGTTTATACTAATGAAGGTACCCTACTTTTCGAAACAATGTTAGATGATATTGCTTATGATGTGATGTTGCGTATTTTTTCTAATAGAGAGGGAAAAAAATCATTAATAACCAAAGAATTATTAAATGATCCAATTTTTCAACAAATTCGTCAAACCTATTTATGGGATACTAGAATGCCGATAGAACAATATGAAAAAGAACTAATTAATTATTATCATCAAATTCTTCGCAGATATAACGAGATAGAGGAAGAAAAAAGAACGAATGAAGAAAATCAATAA
- a CDS encoding chromate transporter, whose product MKTQEKKVGIRSLIFFVIKVTFVGFGGGNALMPIIKREAVEKRKWITQNEFDDIVIVTNMLPGASVIQTLSYICIHLLGKWKGTIVTLFAILPHVLMAFGFLLLINYIPPKYVKILSVGVLVSIIAFLLEFGIRYLKQAQKSMYLPLWFCIFIFSFVYCFFVPAPYNVPVVAIFIVLSLYFIVYFILKKKHKQIKLGDK is encoded by the coding sequence ATGAAAACACAAGAGAAAAAAGTAGGAATCCGGTCTTTAATTTTTTTTGTTATTAAGGTTACTTTTGTTGGTTTTGGTGGTGGAAATGCATTAATGCCAATTATAAAGCGCGAAGCCGTAGAAAAAAGAAAATGAATTACACAAAATGAATTCGATGATATAGTAATTGTTACAAACATGTTGCCTGGTGCTTCAGTTATTCAAACTCTTTCTTATATTTGTATTCATCTTTTAGGGAAATGAAAAGGTACCATAGTTACATTATTTGCAATTTTACCGCACGTGTTAATGGCTTTTGGATTTCTTTTATTAATTAATTATATTCCGCCTAAATATGTCAAGATTTTATCAGTTGGTGTATTAGTTTCAATTATTGCTTTTTTATTAGAATTTGGTATCAGATACTTAAAACAAGCGCAAAAATCAATGTACTTACCGTTGTGATTTTGTATTTTTATTTTTTCGTTTGTTTATTGTTTTTTTGTTCCTGCACCTTATAATGTTCCGGTAGTTGCTATATTTATTGTTTTGAGTTTGTATTTTATTGTTTATTTTATTTTAAAAAAGAAACATAAACAAATTAAACTAGGAGATAAATAA
- the rplC gene encoding 50S ribosomal protein L3, with product MKGILGRKVGMTQIFTETGARVPVTVVEVQPNVVSKVLTTDKNGYVATQLAVFDKKASRVTKPLKGQFDKANTTPKRFVKEVRNMSGYELGSIITADIFKSGELVDVTGTSKGKGFAGAIKRHNQAIGPKSHGGGGGSQPVRQTGSLGDISGNRVFKGMTMPGHLGHVKTTVQNLEVVKVDVANNLILIRGSIPGAKKSFVVIKKAIKGLPDHDGVKLVNIAEVQLMNELIEHAKKFNIEVTVGMTAAELQALISEAEAKEEGDK from the coding sequence ATGAAAGGAATCTTGGGACGTAAAGTTGGTATGACTCAAATCTTTACTGAAACTGGTGCTAGAGTACCGGTAACGGTGGTAGAAGTACAACCAAATGTTGTGTCTAAAGTTTTAACAACTGACAAAAATGGTTATGTTGCTACTCAACTTGCGGTTTTTGATAAAAAAGCAAGTCGTGTTACTAAACCGTTAAAAGGTCAATTTGATAAAGCTAACACAACTCCTAAGCGCTTCGTCAAAGAAGTTCGTAATATGTCGGGTTATGAACTTGGATCGATTATTACTGCCGATATCTTTAAGTCAGGTGAATTAGTTGATGTTACCGGTACTTCAAAAGGAAAAGGTTTTGCCGGAGCAATCAAAAGACACAATCAGGCGATTGGTCCAAAATCACACGGGGGAGGTGGTGGTTCTCAACCCGTAAGACAAACTGGTTCTCTTGGAGATATTTCAGGAAATAGAGTTTTTAAAGGAATGACAATGCCTGGACATTTAGGGCATGTTAAAACCACAGTTCAAAACTTAGAAGTAGTTAAGGTAGATGTGGCAAATAATTTAATTCTAATCAGAGGTTCAATTCCTGGTGCCAAAAAATCTTTTGTTGTAATTAAAAAAGCAATTAAAGGGTTACCAGATCATGACGGTGTTAAATTAGTTAATATTGCAGAAGTTCAATTAATGAACGAATTAATTGAGCATGCTAAAAAATTTAATATTGAAGTTACAGTTGGAATGACCGCCGCTGAATTACAAGCATTAATTTCAGAAGCCGAAGCAAAAGAAGAAGGAGATAAATAG
- a CDS encoding ribonuclease J: MEKVNIFALGGQDENGKNCFVLDYNDNLYVVNTGVKIPINSNNGVDTLIPDFTFLEKNKKKIQGIFISDIRNESFSALPWLVMKVPGVKIYTSFLNKQIIQERLSKYNIKPNSYEIISLSERIKLGEIYIQPIALPGCAPGNLGFDFITPNGDYVFMFNYVEGDLGIFGRTWFLHLPKLFNKRKINALITDAGNSRYTGRAIEKLFLPNSVEKMFQRTSQQNKIIIGGYSEDMVSMQQIIELAVKYNRPIIPYGKAYADLLFLVNQIQEKLDTKFKFPEILDYKQVHKVHNAVVLVTGAINRLYTRFIRIVNNEDVYLKITKEDAVIVIAPSVNGLESLAAITLDEIAKITPNLIDISDNEYFYCRPTREDVYNLTKYLKPTILLPVQGLYRYLVDLANYIKEDKILAKEVNPVILQNGKIAHFANGKLVSQNGKIKDVGDVIIDGFGVGDISSEVLAEREILGREGVIIINSMYSPKTKQIIGKLNINYVGVIDPQDQPYIDALIKEIIADVMLTKTFLTMREFNEKVRKTIRKRIFKITDKDPMVAFTLTTI, from the coding sequence ATGGAGAAAGTTAATATTTTTGCCTTAGGTGGGCAAGATGAAAACGGTAAGAACTGTTTTGTTTTAGATTATAATGACAATTTATATGTAGTTAACACGGGTGTGAAAATTCCAATTAATTCTAACAATGGAGTTGATACATTGATTCCTGACTTTACTTTCTTAGAAAAAAATAAAAAGAAAATTCAAGGAATTTTTATTAGTGACATTCGTAATGAAAGTTTTTCGGCACTTCCTTGATTAGTGATGAAGGTTCCTGGTGTGAAAATTTATACTTCATTTTTAAATAAACAAATTATTCAAGAACGTTTAAGTAAATATAATATTAAACCAAATTCATATGAAATTATTTCACTTTCAGAACGTATTAAATTAGGAGAAATTTATATCCAACCTATTGCATTGCCTGGGTGCGCACCTGGTAATTTGGGATTTGATTTTATTACACCAAATGGTGATTATGTCTTCATGTTTAATTATGTTGAGGGGGATTTAGGAATTTTTGGTCGCACTTGATTTTTACATCTCCCAAAGCTTTTCAACAAGCGTAAAATTAATGCATTAATTACGGACGCCGGAAATAGTAGATATACCGGACGTGCTATTGAAAAATTATTTTTACCAAATTCTGTTGAGAAAATGTTTCAGAGAACTTCACAACAAAATAAAATTATTATTGGTGGCTATAGTGAAGATATGGTTTCAATGCAACAAATTATTGAACTAGCAGTTAAATATAATCGCCCCATCATTCCGTATGGTAAAGCATATGCTGACTTGTTGTTTTTGGTGAATCAAATTCAAGAAAAGCTTGATACAAAGTTTAAGTTCCCTGAAATTTTAGATTATAAGCAAGTACATAAGGTTCACAATGCAGTTGTTTTAGTTACTGGCGCAATAAATCGCTTGTATACACGATTTATTCGAATTGTAAATAATGAAGATGTATATTTAAAAATCACAAAAGAAGACGCAGTAATCGTAATCGCCCCTTCAGTTAATGGTTTGGAATCACTAGCTGCGATAACTTTAGATGAGATAGCAAAAATTACGCCAAATTTAATAGATATTTCAGATAACGAATATTTTTACTGTCGCCCAACACGTGAAGATGTTTATAATTTAACAAAATATCTTAAACCAACAATTTTGCTACCAGTTCAAGGTTTATATCGTTATCTAGTAGATTTAGCAAATTACATTAAGGAAGATAAAATATTAGCAAAAGAAGTAAATCCAGTAATTCTACAAAACGGAAAAATTGCTCATTTTGCCAATGGTAAATTAGTTAGTCAAAATGGTAAAATTAAAGATGTTGGTGATGTCATTATTGATGGTTTTGGAGTTGGAGATATCTCATCTGAAGTTCTAGCTGAACGTGAAATTTTAGGGCGCGAGGGTGTTATTATTATTAATTCAATGTATTCACCTAAAACTAAGCAAATTATTGGTAAATTAAATATTAATTATGTCGGAGTTATTGATCCACAAGATCAACCATATATTGACGCATTAATAAAAGAAATTATTGCTGATGTTATGCTGACTAAAACATTTTTAACCATGCGTGAATTTAATGAAAAAGTGCGTAAAACCATAAGAAAACGGATTTTTAAAATCACCGATAAAGATCCGATGGTTGCTTTTACGTTAACTACAATTTAA